In Prosthecomicrobium sp. N25, one DNA window encodes the following:
- a CDS encoding ATP-binding protein has translation MSEQAGEHRERPGARWPGLSLIAAAAVLVMAALVAGFAVPVWAAVIGGGAILLAAWAGGVRPETARIGPRPERRGGPWPDAGMRAIAEGLADPCFLIDRESRVRFMNRAAAARFGTLPPGDPLSFLLRVTVLNDAIARALADGEPDSVAWSERIPTERWLEAHLSPIRHPPDPEQDGRPPDFVLVVIEDETERRRAERMRVDFVANASHELRTPLAALSGFIETLQGPARNDPAARERFLAVMAEQARRMRRLIDDLLSLSRIEMKAHVRPDTPVDLGELVRHVGDSLGPLAAETGVTLAFDGLDRPMPTLGDRDELVQVFSNLIENAIKYGGSGKTVEVRGGREGPAGDEPPVWTVAVADHGPGIAPEHLPRLTERFYRADIVSSREKQGTGLGLAIVKHILARHRGRLGIASVLGQGATFTVRLEALDKREPHPIADAAPKS, from the coding sequence GTGTCCGAGCAGGCGGGGGAGCATAGGGAGCGACCGGGGGCGCGGTGGCCCGGCCTGAGCCTGATCGCGGCGGCGGCCGTCCTGGTCATGGCGGCGCTCGTCGCCGGCTTCGCGGTGCCGGTCTGGGCGGCGGTCATCGGCGGCGGCGCGATCCTCCTGGCCGCATGGGCAGGCGGCGTCCGGCCGGAGACCGCGCGGATCGGTCCGCGGCCCGAGCGGCGCGGCGGTCCATGGCCCGACGCCGGCATGCGGGCGATCGCGGAGGGGCTGGCGGACCCCTGCTTCCTGATCGACCGCGAAAGCCGGGTGCGCTTCATGAACCGGGCCGCCGCCGCCCGGTTCGGGACCCTGCCGCCCGGCGATCCCCTGTCGTTCCTCCTGAGAGTGACCGTGCTGAACGACGCGATCGCGCGGGCGCTCGCGGACGGCGAGCCGGATTCCGTCGCCTGGTCGGAGCGCATCCCGACCGAGCGCTGGCTCGAGGCGCATCTCAGCCCGATCCGGCACCCGCCCGACCCGGAGCAGGACGGGCGGCCGCCGGACTTCGTGCTCGTGGTCATCGAGGACGAGACGGAGCGGCGGCGGGCGGAGCGGATGCGGGTCGACTTCGTCGCCAACGCGAGCCACGAGCTGCGCACCCCGCTCGCCGCGCTGTCGGGCTTCATCGAGACCCTGCAGGGTCCGGCGCGCAACGATCCGGCGGCGCGGGAGCGCTTTCTCGCCGTGATGGCCGAGCAGGCGCGCCGCATGCGGCGGCTGATCGACGATCTCCTGTCGTTGTCCAGGATCGAGATGAAGGCGCATGTGCGGCCGGACACGCCCGTCGATCTCGGCGAGCTGGTGCGCCACGTGGGGGACAGCCTCGGCCCGCTCGCGGCGGAGACGGGGGTGACGCTGGCGTTCGACGGTCTCGACCGGCCCATGCCGACGCTGGGCGACCGTGACGAGCTTGTGCAGGTCTTCTCGAACCTGATCGAGAACGCGATCAAGTACGGCGGCTCCGGCAAGACGGTCGAGGTCCGCGGCGGGCGGGAGGGGCCGGCCGGGGACGAGCCGCCCGTCTGGACAGTGGCGGTCGCGGACCACGGGCCGGGCATCGCGCCGGAGCACCTGCCGCGGTTGACGGAGCGCTTCTACCGGGCCGACATCGTATCGAGCCGCGAGAAGCAGGGGACCGGGCTCGGCCTGGCCATCGTCAAGCACATCCTCGCCCGCCATCGCGGCCGGCTCGGCATCGCGAGCGTGCTCGGCCAGGGCGCGACCTTCACGGTGAGGCTCGAGGCCCTCGACAAAAGGGAGCCGCATCCGATCGCGGACGCGGCTCCGAAGTCGTGA